A section of the Rhodobacteraceae bacterium M382 genome encodes:
- a CDS encoding prephenate/arogenate dehydrogenase family protein, with product MSKQIYDRVALIGLGLIASSMFWAIKRAGLVGEVTGYARSSETRDTARRIGLCDRVCNSAAEAAEGADLVVLCVPVGAMESVIKEIAPVLKPGATISDVGSVKRHVIETVQPHIPEGVHFVPAHPLAGTEHSGPEAGFAELYDNRWCLLVPVENSDPKAVAALRGLWEGMGANVEEMEADHHDLVLAVTSHAPHLIAYTMVGVADDLRRVTDSEVIKYSAAGFRDFTRIAASDPTMWRDVFLTNKDATLEILGRFTEELFALQRAIRTGDGDHLFDYFTHTRAIRRGIIEAGQDTDAPNFGREHAKP from the coding sequence ATGAGCAAGCAGATTTACGACCGTGTGGCTTTGATCGGGTTGGGCCTGATTGCGTCGTCGATGTTTTGGGCGATCAAACGGGCAGGGCTGGTCGGCGAAGTCACGGGCTATGCCCGCAGTTCCGAAACCCGTGATACGGCGCGTCGGATCGGATTGTGCGACCGTGTCTGCAACAGCGCCGCCGAGGCAGCGGAAGGTGCCGACCTGGTGGTCTTGTGTGTTCCCGTGGGTGCCATGGAATCGGTGATAAAAGAAATCGCTCCGGTGTTGAAACCCGGCGCAACGATTTCCGATGTCGGGTCGGTCAAACGTCATGTGATCGAAACCGTGCAGCCGCATATTCCAGAAGGCGTGCATTTCGTCCCAGCCCACCCGTTGGCAGGCACCGAACATTCCGGGCCCGAGGCAGGCTTTGCCGAGTTGTATGACAATCGTTGGTGTCTGCTGGTGCCGGTGGAAAACTCTGACCCCAAGGCCGTTGCCGCGTTGCGCGGCTTGTGGGAAGGCATGGGTGCCAATGTCGAAGAAATGGAAGCCGACCACCATGACCTGGTTCTGGCCGTGACCAGCCATGCGCCGCACCTGATTGCCTATACGATGGTGGGGGTTGCCGATGACCTGCGTCGGGTGACCGACAGCGAAGTGATCAAATACTCTGCCGCCGGTTTTCGGGATTTCACTCGGATTGCGGCCTCGGACCCGACCATGTGGCGCGATGTGTTCCTGACGAACAAGGACGCGACCCTGGAGATCCTGGGGCGGTTCACCGAAGAACTGTTTGCCCTGCAGCGGGCGATCCGCACCGGAGATGGCGACCATCTGTTCGACTATTTCACCCACACCCGGGCAATCCGACGTGGCATTATCGAGGCGGGCCAGGACACCGACGCTCCGAACTTTGGCCGGGAGCACGCCAAACCATGA